The following proteins are co-located in the Aeromicrobium phoceense genome:
- a CDS encoding ferredoxin reductase, whose translation MGLIRKALASPVVTKVTSPHHPDEYLTLLHPMLTVEAVRGRVVDVIRETGAASTVVLRPNGAWSGFTPGQHVEFGVEVEGTRRVRVFSVSSSAERKDGMFSVSVKAHPDGYVSQFLHAGSLRPGTVVYLSPASGEFVLPKRVPEHILLISGGSGITPVMSMLRTLADRGHRGRVTFLHYARSRDDEMFSIELDAMAELPFVDMVRVYTRDPEPDARLNGRITLDHLHGLGLDPATTPTWVCGPAGLIATVTELYTDLDARDQLTAEYFKVPSVDLDAEDATGAVSFDASGVDAPNSGATILEQAEAAGLSPVYGCRMGVCNTCAVKKLHGAVRHVISGEVSADTDETIKVCVNVPVGDVAVDL comes from the coding sequence ATGGGACTGATCCGCAAGGCCTTGGCCTCACCGGTCGTCACCAAGGTGACGTCTCCTCACCATCCTGACGAGTACCTGACTCTCCTGCACCCCATGCTCACGGTCGAGGCCGTCCGCGGCCGCGTCGTCGACGTGATCCGCGAGACCGGCGCCGCCAGCACGGTGGTGCTGCGTCCCAACGGCGCCTGGTCAGGGTTCACCCCCGGCCAGCACGTGGAGTTCGGCGTCGAGGTCGAGGGCACCCGACGGGTCCGCGTCTTCAGCGTCTCGAGCTCGGCCGAGCGCAAGGACGGCATGTTCAGCGTCTCGGTGAAGGCCCACCCCGACGGCTACGTCTCCCAGTTCCTGCACGCGGGCAGCCTGCGCCCCGGCACGGTCGTGTACCTCTCCCCCGCCTCGGGCGAGTTCGTCCTCCCCAAGCGCGTGCCCGAGCACATCCTGCTCATCAGCGGCGGCTCCGGCATCACTCCCGTCATGAGCATGCTGCGCACCCTGGCCGACCGCGGCCACCGGGGCCGCGTCACCTTCCTGCACTACGCGCGCTCGCGCGACGACGAGATGTTCTCGATCGAGCTGGACGCGATGGCCGAGCTGCCCTTCGTCGACATGGTCCGCGTCTACACGCGCGACCCCGAGCCCGACGCGCGGCTCAACGGCCGCATCACGCTCGACCACCTGCACGGACTCGGCCTCGACCCGGCCACCACCCCCACGTGGGTGTGTGGCCCGGCCGGCCTCATCGCCACGGTCACCGAGCTCTACACCGACCTCGACGCGCGTGACCAGCTCACGGCCGAGTACTTCAAGGTCCCGTCGGTCGACCTCGACGCCGAGGACGCGACCGGCGCCGTCAGCTTTGACGCGAGCGGTGTCGACGCCCCGAACTCCGGCGCCACGATCCTCGAGCAGGCCGAGGCCGCCGGGCTCTCCCCCGTCTACGGATGCCGCATGGGCGTGTGCAACACCTGCGCGGTCAAGAAGCTCCACGGCGCGGTGCGCCATGTCATCAGCGGTGAGGTCAGTGCCGACACCGACGAAACGATCAAGGTCTGCGTCAACGTCCCGGTGGGCGATGTCGCGGTGGATCTGTGA
- a CDS encoding TetR family transcriptional regulator, whose amino-acid sequence MSEAANARQLQKERTRGALLDAALELSSEQGFAQTSLRQVAKRAGVVPAAFYRHFASMDELGLALVERCFGTLRTMIRDASRDPEVFLQIIDAAAQILIDAVKENKADFAFVARERVGGSEAVRRAIGHELDLFVSELAVVLARLPNIETWSADDVQMVSRLFVRNMVANAEEVVEMPAGRPDLEEKIREGARRQMRLIVLGFKDWRS is encoded by the coding sequence GTGTCCGAGGCCGCCAACGCGCGTCAGCTCCAGAAGGAGCGCACGCGCGGTGCGTTGCTCGACGCCGCGCTCGAGCTGAGCAGCGAGCAGGGATTCGCCCAGACCAGCCTGCGGCAGGTGGCCAAGCGCGCCGGAGTGGTCCCGGCGGCGTTCTACCGGCACTTCGCCTCGATGGACGAGCTCGGCCTGGCCCTCGTCGAGCGCTGCTTCGGGACGTTGCGCACCATGATCCGCGACGCCTCGCGCGATCCCGAGGTCTTCCTGCAGATCATCGACGCCGCGGCGCAGATCCTCATCGATGCGGTCAAGGAGAACAAGGCCGACTTCGCCTTCGTGGCGCGCGAGCGTGTCGGGGGGTCCGAGGCCGTGCGCCGGGCCATCGGCCACGAGCTGGACCTCTTCGTCTCCGAGCTCGCGGTCGTGCTGGCGCGGCTGCCCAACATCGAGACCTGGAGTGCCGACGACGTCCAGATGGTGTCGCGCCTCTTCGTCCGCAACATGGTCGCGAACGCCGAGGAGGTCGTGGAGATGCCGGCCGGGCGGCCCGACCTCGAGGAGAAGATCCGCGAGGGCGCGCGGCGCCAGATGCGCCTCATCGTGCTCGGCTTCAAGGACTGGCGCAGTTGA
- a CDS encoding GTP pyrophosphokinase, whose product MTSSEASESLDLGVLRQLAGTPHGPVEFRRRLREAQQQMSGFLMEYKFALDEIETKISILREEFELAHEYSPIEHVKSRLKTLESLVAKVDRTGCPRDLPTIRERIRDIAGIRVSCVFVEDTYRFARMLTQQQDLTVLETKDYIAEPKPNGYRSLHLILQLPVFLSDRTVHVPVEVQIRTIAMDFWASVEHQIYYKYGMHVPEHLSDKLTEVAGTAADLDAQMGRLREEIRSLS is encoded by the coding sequence ATGACGAGTTCCGAGGCGTCCGAGTCACTGGACCTCGGGGTCCTGCGCCAGCTGGCCGGGACCCCGCACGGCCCGGTGGAGTTCCGGCGCCGCCTGCGCGAGGCCCAGCAGCAGATGTCGGGCTTCCTGATGGAGTACAAGTTCGCCCTCGACGAGATCGAGACGAAGATCTCGATCCTGCGCGAGGAGTTCGAGCTCGCCCACGAGTACAGCCCGATCGAGCACGTGAAGTCGCGGCTGAAGACGCTCGAGAGCCTCGTGGCCAAGGTCGACCGCACCGGCTGCCCCCGTGACCTGCCGACGATCCGCGAGCGGATCCGCGACATCGCGGGCATCCGCGTGTCGTGCGTCTTCGTCGAGGACACCTACCGCTTCGCGCGGATGCTCACGCAGCAGCAGGACCTGACGGTGCTGGAGACCAAGGACTACATCGCCGAGCCCAAGCCCAACGGCTACCGCAGCCTGCACCTGATCCTGCAGCTGCCGGTGTTCCTGTCCGACCGCACGGTGCACGTGCCGGTCGAGGTGCAGATCCGCACGATCGCGATGGACTTCTGGGCCAGCGTCGAGCACCAGATCTACTACAAGTACGGCATGCACGTGCCCGAGCACCTGAGCGACAAGCTCACCGAGGTGGCCGGCACCGCGGCCGACCTCGACGCCCAGATGGGCCGTCTGCGCGAGGAGATCCGTTCCCTCAGCTGA
- a CDS encoding acyl-CoA dehydrogenase produces MSVVLSRRDVDFLLFDWLRAADLAERERYAEHSRDTFDAVLDLSETIATERFAPINRLLDTQEPVVGEDGKVVLPAELSAALAVYRDSGMPAGVFDAELGGMQLPFVVSQGAFAFFQAASAAASSYPFLSTGNANLLVEHGSPEQVRDYAVPVIEGRWYGTMCLSEPQAGSSLGDITTRAVRQDDGTYRLFGTKMWISGGDHELTENIVHLVLAKVEGAPPGVKGISLFIVPKYLVEDGAIGERNDVALVGLNHKMGWRGTTNTLLNFGEGLATPGGAPGAIGHRVGEEGQGLAQMFHMMNEARISVGMGAVALGYTGYLHALDYARTRTQGRVPGAKDPSAPMVPLTQHADVRRMLLAQKSYVEGGLGLLLYCSRLIDEQLTGADEAARTRAHELLEVLTPIAKSWPSQWCLVANDLAIQVHGGYGYTRDYAVEQFYRDNRLNPIHEGTHGIQSLDLLGRKVIAGGGAGLATLVGAIKETIKRAADVDGPAAAYAAQLDARVDRLVEVTSQLWAGGDPALALANSAVYLEAAGHVVVAWIWLEQLLAVGDRSDTFFDGKRAAARYFFAFELPKVDPQFDLLASLDRTVLDLDPAAL; encoded by the coding sequence ATGTCCGTGGTCCTGTCCCGTCGGGACGTCGATTTCCTTCTCTTCGACTGGCTCCGTGCCGCCGATCTCGCCGAGCGCGAGCGGTACGCCGAGCACTCGAGGGACACGTTCGACGCCGTGCTCGACCTGTCCGAGACGATCGCCACCGAGCGGTTCGCGCCGATCAACCGGCTGCTCGACACGCAGGAGCCGGTCGTGGGCGAGGACGGCAAGGTCGTCCTGCCGGCCGAGCTCAGCGCCGCGCTCGCGGTCTACCGCGACTCGGGGATGCCCGCGGGCGTGTTCGACGCCGAGCTCGGCGGCATGCAGCTGCCCTTCGTGGTGAGCCAGGGCGCCTTCGCGTTCTTCCAGGCGGCGAGCGCCGCGGCGTCGTCGTACCCGTTCCTGTCCACCGGCAACGCCAACCTGCTGGTCGAGCACGGCTCGCCGGAGCAGGTCCGCGACTACGCCGTGCCCGTGATCGAGGGCCGCTGGTACGGGACGATGTGCCTGTCGGAGCCGCAGGCCGGCTCGTCGCTCGGCGACATCACCACGCGCGCCGTGCGCCAGGACGACGGCACCTACCGCCTGTTCGGCACGAAGATGTGGATCTCCGGCGGCGACCACGAGCTGACCGAGAACATCGTGCACCTCGTGCTGGCGAAGGTCGAGGGAGCGCCCCCGGGCGTGAAGGGCATCTCGCTGTTCATCGTGCCGAAGTACCTCGTCGAGGACGGGGCCATCGGTGAGCGGAACGACGTCGCACTGGTCGGCCTCAACCACAAGATGGGCTGGCGCGGCACCACGAACACGCTGCTGAACTTCGGCGAGGGCCTCGCCACGCCCGGCGGCGCGCCCGGCGCGATCGGCCACCGCGTGGGCGAGGAGGGCCAGGGCCTGGCCCAGATGTTCCACATGATGAACGAGGCCCGGATCTCGGTGGGCATGGGCGCCGTGGCGCTCGGCTACACCGGCTACCTGCACGCGCTGGACTACGCCCGCACGCGCACCCAGGGCCGCGTGCCCGGCGCGAAGGACCCGTCCGCCCCGATGGTGCCGTTGACCCAGCACGCCGACGTGCGCCGCATGCTGCTGGCACAGAAGTCCTACGTCGAGGGTGGCCTTGGCCTGCTGCTGTACTGCTCGCGGCTCATCGACGAGCAGCTCACCGGGGCCGACGAGGCCGCCAGGACGCGGGCCCACGAGCTGCTCGAGGTGCTGACCCCGATCGCCAAGTCTTGGCCGTCGCAGTGGTGCCTGGTCGCGAACGACCTCGCCATCCAGGTGCACGGCGGGTACGGCTACACGCGCGACTACGCGGTGGAGCAGTTCTACCGCGACAACCGGCTGAACCCGATCCACGAGGGGACGCACGGCATCCAGAGCCTCGACCTGCTGGGCCGCAAGGTCATCGCCGGCGGGGGAGCCGGGCTCGCGACGCTCGTCGGCGCGATCAAGGAGACCATCAAGCGCGCCGCCGACGTGGACGGCCCGGCGGCCGCCTACGCCGCGCAGCTCGACGCCCGGGTCGACCGTCTCGTCGAGGTCACGTCCCAGCTGTGGGCCGGTGGTGACCCGGCGCTGGCGCTGGCGAACTCCGCGGTCTACCTGGAGGCCGCCGGTCACGTCGTGGTCGCGTGGATCTGGCTCGAGCAGCTGCTGGCCGTGGGCGATCGCTCCGACACGTTCTTCGACGGCAAGCGTGCCGCGGCCCGGTACTTCTTCGCGTTCGAGCTGCCGAAGGTCGACCCGCAGTTCGACCTGCTGGCCTCCCTCGACCGGACCGTGCTCGACCTGGATCCCGCCGCGCTCTGA